The Poriferisphaera corsica DNA segment ATCCTCAAATCAGGACGAATCGGCAAAGTGGTTTCCTTCCGTTCTGAATTCCAACACCCCGGCCCAGAAGGCTGGTCGATTGACGGTGCAAAATCTTGGTTCTTTAAAAAGAAGGACGCTGTCATGGGCGCACTCGGCGACCTCGGCGTTCACAAAGCCGACCTCATGCGTTGGCTCCTCGATGATGACTTCGTCGAAGTCTCTGCATTCGTCTCAACGCTCCAAAAAAAATCTGACGTCGATGATCACGGCATGATCCTTCTTAAATCCAAGAAAGGCATCATGGGCCAAATCACCGCAAGCTGGGTCAACCGAGGCCCTGAAAACAACCAGACCGTCATCACCTGCACCAACGGCACCATCGAGATCGGCACCAACCCCGACTACCCCGTCGTTGTCACTTACGCCCACGGCGCAGGCCGCGAACTCCATGAAGTCGGCGCCATCGCAAGCAATACCAACCAAACCGGCTCTGGCATCATGGACGCGTTCCATGAATCCATCACCAAAAAACGCAAACCCGAAATCGATGGCAACGAAGGCTACGCATCCGTCGCCACAATCCTCACCGCCATGGAAGCTGCAAAGCAACGCAAAACACTTAAAGTCAAATAACGCAACGATCATTACAACAACAAACAAGGTGTCAGGTCAAAAACCTGGCACCTTTTCTTTGACCTCACATACGCCTACATGCTTAAAAACCCATTGCACAAAGGCTCCCGCCGCGCCTTCATCATGGATACACAATCACTCTTTGATGAAATCAAAAGTACATGACATATAAGGTTTACTTGTTTACCTGCAATTTGCTGACCATAGCACCAACCCATCGTTTGCACTCGGCCATAGTGATTCACATTGCACATTACAAAAACCAGCATCCTCAAACATCTCAATTAAAGCCGTGTCTGGATAAGCCTGTGTTGTACTTGTATAAGTTTTAGTTTTCTTACACTGATCCTCTGTTATATGAAAACGTTGTACCGCTATTTGCTGCTCTGAAAACCACTCATTTTTGATGCAACAACGATGTGGCTGATCGGAGAACAAACCACATTCATAATGCTGTTCGGCACCAAAAGACATACCGATGCCTTGAATAGCTTTGAAAATCTGTAATTCAACAAGCAATCGTCCTGTTGACCGCAACGACTCTCGTATATTCTTCAGGATCAATCTCATTTCAGTAGGTGAAAAAACATTAAACTCACCATAAAGAAATATGACCAAATCATAATTCATCCCATAATCACCTGCCCTTATATCTTCCTGACTGAAAGCACATCTTTCCTGCCAACGATTATGCCTTTTCGCATACCCGATTGATGCAGGTGAAAAATCAATCCCCTTTATCTCATGCCCTTTCTTCGCAAGACGGTGTGCATACAACCCGGGCCCACAGCCAAGATCAAGAATTTTGAGGAATCTCTCATCGCCTGCAATCTGATTAATCCATTCCACCTGCCGCCCAATGATTTCGAGTCGCCGACTGGCAAGATCATGTTCTTGGGTTAAATGCTCACGAAGCATACGCTTACTAAAATCCGCTTCATGCCATGGGATTTTATACTCATGATCCCAGAAAGAATGTGAGATTGTATCTTCAAAATTATCAGTGTTCATAGGTATGAACTCCTCGACTGAATAATGATTCAGTGAAAATTGACATCGAATATGAATAGCCACGTCATCTATCGTGGCATCGATATAGAAAATGTAAATGTGCGATCATGAACCACGCTAGTGGATATGAAAACATACAAACGCAATGGATTTTATAACGCTATCTTGAAATCCATTGGGCGAATTGATTCATTAGTATTCTGAATGTATTGATTAGCGATTCATAACAAGCTCATACTAGCACCAGACCAGATGAAACACAAAGCTTAAACAAAGCAATTTCACAAGTTCATTTGAATATTGAATTCCCACAACACATCCTAATATGAAAACTCAAACCACCAACATCCCACACAAAATATTTCGAATTCGACAGTTTATACGCCCACAAAAAAACAAGGCCGACTCAATGAGCCAGCCTTGCATTTATTCTTTCGTCTAATCAACAACTAGAGAGTCGCGGATGTGTATGGCAGAAGTGCCATGTAGCGAGCACGCTTGATCGCTTGAGCCATCATACGCTGTTCGCGAGCGGTCAGACCAGTTTTCTTACGACCCTGGATCTTACCGTTAGGTGTCATGAAACGACGCAGATCGTCAGCACGCTTGAAGTCAATGAAGTACTTGCCGTTGGTTGAACGTTCTGCAACTTTGAACTGGCCTTTAACGCCGAATTTCTTGAAATCTGCCATGGGTAAATCTCCGTCTTGGCTTTGTAGCTCCGATCCTTGCTTCCCAATCACATCCGGCAGTCGTGCTTCACAACTGGGGAAAAAGGGGGGATGGAGCGACGGTTTATGGTTTGTTTGAGAGCGAAATATAATACCCGACAGCCCGTAGGAGGACAAATCGCCCTTCCAATGGGGCTAAATTGTGGGTATTCAAGGGTTTGGATCCCCCCAGCCCCTGATACACCATCTCACTTCCTCCCGATCACACGACCTCTCCCGGCGAGCGATCCGCCTTCGAGATCACCCATTCCACATCCCCCCTGCCCATTTCCCGCGTCTGTGCCTTGATCTGTTTCCTGTAATCCGCCAAAAACGGCCGCTCTGTCCGCGTGTGACCCGCCAAAATCACCGCTAGCCCCGAACAAACCGCCGCCAACGTGTCATGATGCCGCATCTCACCTGTAAAAAATACATCAAGGCCTTCCCCTTCCCCAGCATCCTGCTTCACTGCGGCTCTTGCTTCCTCAATCAGCGACTGCCCTGCACCAGCGCAAAGCCCGATCCGCTGGATATTCTTCTTCGCCATCGTCGAACCCTCAGCAGGTGCTACTTCGAGGTAATCGAGCTTTAATATTGCCTTGATCCGGGTCACGAGCGTTTTGAGCGAAATCGGCTTCGCCAACTCGACCACCCTCCCTTGACCTGTCATATCACCCGATTTTGATGTGGGGCCAGCGATCATTGGATACACATCAAACGCAGGTTCTTCGTAGGGGTGAATATCCCGGAGTGCAGTAACCACTGCTACCAGCTTGTTTTTGGGCAACACCATTTCAACGCGCATCTCAGCAACCGATTCGAATTCAGTCGCTTGTCCGATGGCTGGATTCGTGGATTCATTACCTTTGAACGTACCATGCCCACGTGAGGTGAAGGAACACTCGGAGTAGTTGCCAATATTTCCAGCCCCAGCTTCTGAAAGCGATTCGCGGATTGCATGAACACTTGCTTCAGGTGCAAACGTGACGAGTTTGTATTGCTCTGCTCGATTATCGTGCGGCCGAATGGGCCTGATAAACACAGCATCATCGCCTGCAATGCCTTCTGCTAGAAATTGATTCACGCCAGTCGAGGCCGCGTCAAGTGCGGTATGCGGCGAATAAATTGCGATATTGTTCCGTGCTGCCAGCAGGATGATGTTCTGTTTGTAATCACTGCGAGTAAGTGCGGTTAGCGGCGCAAAGATCGGTGGATGATACGCAACAATCAAGTTCACTTTCTTCTCGATCGCTTCCTGCATGACGGATTGCGTGAGGTCGATGCAGAGCATGGCGCGTTTGATGCGTGCGGTGGACTCGACATGCAGCCCAACCTTGTCCCATGATTCAGCCAGGGATTCGGGGGCGATTGAGCGGAGAACGGTAAGCAAATCGTTGAGCTTCATGGGATTAGGATATCAGGTGCTACCTAAAATTGCAGCCGCTAGTTGGGGAATGTCGATAGAACTATCGGACGTTTGTATGCCCGTACTTTGTTGATGTGAGTCATCCTTATGAATCAGCAAACTGAAGTCATGAAAAATAATGTTGTGAAGGTTGCCGCGCAGAGCGGCCAGCTCAGCGAGATGTTGCCGGGCAATCGCCTGCCTATGGATACTGGGGAGCAGAAAGCCGCCTTGAAAAAGGCTCAGCAGGCGGAGAAGCGGGTCAAATTGGGGATGGAGCTGCTTAAGGCATCGGAAAGCCGATTGTCAGCGCAAACGCAGATGCTCAATGCGGTGCGGCGAGAACAAAAACAACTCCGCGAGCAGGTGCATGGCGACATGGCCAAGAGCCTGCAAAGCTACGATCAGTGGCTCGGACAGATCGATGAGAGTTTTAGCAAAGCGATCCAAATGCTTGAAGAGAAGGTCGATACGGTGATGGGGTTGTGGGAGAAAAAAGAAAAACAGCTTGATGATATGACCCGCCGATTTGAGCGTTTGTTCGAGCAAAATCAGCGTACGCTGATGGATATCAAGATGCATCATGCTGCGGGAGCGAATGGCGGCGAGGCGATGGGATCAAGTGGAAGAGATCGCAGCATGGGCGATGAAGAGGAGATGACAGCAGAGGAAGAAGCAGAGATCGAGATGATTTTGAAAGGTGAGTTGGTCGTTGAAGCTGGGGCGAGCGATCCGGCTGAAGAGGTAACGGAACCGATTGAGGCGGAAGAGGTCGTTGCTATGAATGATGAGGTCGTGATCAAGAAAGACCCGGCAGCGGCGCTGGCTGAACTGGCCGAGAAACGAGAAGAAGAAGCGATCTTTTCGACGGTATTGCGAGACATGAAGAACGCTCGAGAGCAGGAATCTGACGACTAGATTTCTCTGATGTTCATTTCAGGTTTGTGCGTAAAAAGGGTTTTATTTAACAGTGATAAATTGAGATGAATGCGCGCACAAAGGCGCGTTTTTTTGTTGTTTGTGCCGGGTATGTGCGCACAAAATCTTCAAATTAGTGACTTACCCGTAATTAAAATGAGCGCGTTTTGATCAGAAATGATTGGAAAACGCAAAGTTTTCTGCGATAACCGCGCGCTAACTGATCTCAGGCAGATTGAGGACCACGGATCGAGTGTCGAGATGATCAAGAATCTGGATTTTCTGTATAGCGAGTTCCTCATGGAGTTCTCGCTTGAGTGCTTGATGATGTGTTTCGTCAGGTTCGAGTCCGCCGCCGGGTGTGATCCAGTAGTGATTGATGTGTGGCGTTTTTGGGTTGACGGGCTGTGTGTCTTTACATTCGAGTAAGAGGACGTTGTTATTTTCATTGAGGATGACGGCTCGGGCTGCGTATCGTTGCTTCATGGTTTTGCCTTTGATGGATAGAATTGACTGGATGGATTATATGAGAAAAATATGTTTTGAATTGAACGATAGGTGAGATGAGCGGATACAGGAGTTCCCGACAATCGGTGTTGCTGACTATTGGTGTTGGAAAATTTGTGTTGATGGCAAAACCCCACGTTGATTGGCGTGGGGGTTGCGGTCTATTCGATTGATAGGTTGTTGCATCAGTTATTGAGGACGCGGGTGAGTTGGCGGATGGCTTGGCGAATGCGCTGGTCGTTTTCGACGAGTGCCATGCGAACGTAACCTTCGCCGAGGTCGCCGAAGGCGGCACCGGGGGTGAGGGCGACTTCGGCTTGATCGACCATTGCTAAGCAAAAATCGTTGGTGGAGCCGTTGTATGGGATAAGGTGTTTGGGGTTGACCTTGGCCCAGACGAACATGGAAGCTTTGGGGGTATCCACTTGCCAACCGAGCTTACGGAGGCTTTTACATAGGAGCTCACGGCGTTGAGCATAAACACGATTTTGCTGTTCGATGTGCTTATCGCCTTCACGCATAGCAACAATGGCGGCGATCTGGACGGCTTGGAATATGCCGTAATCGTAGTAGCCTTTGACGGTGGAGAGGGCTTTGATCATTTGAGGGTGACCGCAGCAGAAGCCGATGCGCCAGCCGGCCATGTTGTAGGGTTTTGAGAGTGTGGTGAATTCGACGCCGTATTCTTTTGCGCCGGGAGCTTGGAGGTATGAGGGGGCTTTGTAGTTATCGAAGCAGGTCTCGCCGTAGGCGAAATCGTGAAGGATCATGACTTGATGCTTGGCTGCAAGATCGACGACTTTGGCGAAGAAGGTATCATCGACGGTCATGGTCGTTGGGTTGTTGGGGTAGCAGAGGATGATGACTTTGGGTTTGGGCTGGAGGTGTTTGAGGACGTCGTCGATGCGCGCGAGGAATGCTTCGTCGTTGCCAACGGGTACGAGGAAGACGGAGCCGCCGGCGAGGATAACGGCGGTGGTATGGATTTGGAAGGCGGGGTCGGTCACGACAGCGCAGTCGCCGGGGCCCATGATGGCGAGGCACATGTGTGAGAAGCCTTCTTTTGAGCCGATGGTTGCGATGACTTCGGTGTCGGGGTCGAGTTCGACGCCCCATTTGCGTTCGTACTTGCGGGCCATGTCGCGGCGGAGGTTGTAGACGCCGGCGGAAGCGGAGTAACGAGAGTTGCGGGGGTCGGTGACGGCTTCGCGGATCTTATCGACGACGGGATCGGGTGGGGCGTCGGAAGGATTGCCCATGTTCATGTCGATGATATCGGCGCCGGCTTTACGGCGTTCGTAGATCAGTTGTTTGAGTTGGCCTAATACATAGGTAGGCAGCCGCTCTATGCGAGAGGCAACGTTGATATCCATGTTGATGTCCACCTGTTCAATCTATGTCCCCTGCCCTACTCATCCCAATGAAACAATCCCAATCTGATTCACAAACCTTGGGGGTGATCTGTGAGGAATTATTATACCAATCATGTTTTTATGCGGTCACCCGAAGCGTTTGGACTCAAACACCCTGCCACCGGCGATGGCAGGTTTGAGGAGTATTTGTAGTTAAACGATGATGGATTTTATTGACCGGAAGGCGCGTCGGTGTACTCATTTTTCTTGCGTAGCCAACTGTCGTGGAGTTCGGGCTGGAGGACTGTGACTTGCGAGGAGGCGATGTATTCGGAGGCCTTTTGTCGCATGAGTGTGGCTTGTATGCGGAGACGGAGTGACTTGGCGATCTGGTCTTTTACCTGGTCATATTGTAGCTCGGATTGGGGTATGATGCGCTCAAGCTTGAGGAGTGCGTAGCTGTTGTCGAGGACGATGGCTTGGGAGATTTGGCCGGGCTGGAGCTTGATGAGTTCCTGAAGGATGACTTGGGGGTAGTTCGCATCGACAGGGGAGATCGGTGAGAGGAGGCCGCCTTGACGGTTGCTGATGTCGGTGGAATTGGCACCTGCAAGGTCGGAGAAGGATTCACCTTTATCAAGCTGGCTATGGATGCGTTTGATATCGCGGAGGTTGGGCATGACGATGATGCGGGGTTGGTATTTGGGGCCGAAACGGAGTTCGTATTCCTGCTGGAGGAGTTGGGGGTTGAGGTTGACCTTGGCAGCGATGATAGCGCGAAGGGCTGCGTTGCGGTGTAGCATTTTGTTGAAGTTGTACTCACCGAGACCACGATCAAGACGGAGTTGCGAGAGAAGACGGACGGCTTCGTCTTCGCTGGAAGGCGAGAGCGCATCGATGATGAGCTGCTTTTCGGCTTGCATCATCTCGGGGGTGATGTTGATCTTGCGGAGCGCGAGATCTTCAGTGATCGAGGCGTCGATGACGGCGTTGGCGAGTGCTTCGCCGCCGGCGAGTTCGTACATGGATTTGAGTAGCGAGGATTGAGAGATCGGTTGGCCGTTGACGTAGGCGACGTTCTGGCTGACTTTTGCGACAGATTTAGGGGCTGTTTTAGTACGATTAACGGCAGGCGTGGATTTGGGGGATTGTTTGTATGGGTATGTTGAGGCGCACGCGGAGAGTATGAGAGTGGCAGAAAGCAACAGAATACTGGTGGCTGTATATTTCATGCAGCCACGCTAAAGGCTGAACGAAACCCTGTCAACATGCAGATGCGACACTAGTATTGAGTATGTTAAGATTTGCAGAATATGGGGTAGTGGTTAGTCTGGATATTGCGTTTTGACGAGGAAAATGGACAAAGAGGAGCTTTGTCGTGAGCAAGCGGATTTATATGGATAATGCGGCGACGTCGTTTCCCAAGCCGAGTGCGGTGATGGAGGCGATGACGGATTACGCGACGAGGTTGGGTGCGAGTCCGGGGCGAGGTGCGTATGCGGAGGCGCGGGAGAGCGGGGAGTTGATGTATCAATGCCGCGAGCGGATATGCGAGTTGATTGGTGGGGACAATCCGGATCATGTGGTGTTTACGCTGAATACGTCGGACGCGATTAATCTGGGGATCAGAGGCTTGATCCACCCTGGAGCTAAGAAACGGCATGTGATCACGACGTGGTTGGATCATAACTCGATCTTGCGGCCATTTAATATGATGTCGGAAATGGGGGATCTTGAGCAGACGCGAGTCGAGTGTGATCCGATGACGGGGTTGGTGGATCCTGATGATATTAAGAAGGCGATCCGGCCTGACACGGGTTTGATTGCGCTTTTGCATGGGTCTAATGTGAGCGGGACGGTACAGCCTATCCGAGAGATAGGTGCGATTGCGAAAGAGCATGGTGTGCCGTTCTTGGTGGATGCGGCGCAGAGTTTGGGACATATGCCTTTGGATATTGAGGCGGATCATGTAGATTTGCTGGCGTTTCCGGGGCATAAAGGATTACTTGGGCCTTTGGGGACAGGTGGTTTGTATATCAAGCCGGGGCTCGAGAGGTTGATGCGAACGGTGAAGGAGGGGGGCACAGGGTCTGTGAGTGAGTTAGATGTGCAGCCTGAATTTATGCCGGATCGGTTTGAGCCGGGGAGTCATAATGCGATTGGGATTATCGGGTTGTCGGAAGGTGTGAAATGGATTTTAGATCAAGGGGTTGAGACGATCTGGGCTCATGAGCAGAAGCTGATGAAGGTGATGGTTGAGGGGTTACAGGATGAAGAGCGGATGCCGAATTTGACGTGGTATGGGCCGCAAGGCGTGGCGGATCGGTGTGGGGTGTTTTCGATTCGGATACAGGGATATGATCAGCCTGTGACGCTTTCGGATGTGCTGGAGAAGCGGTATGGGATATTGACGCGATCAGGGATTCATTGCGCACCGTTGGCACATAAGACGATTGGAACGCATGAGCTTGGTGGAACGACCCGGTTTAGTTTCGGGCCATTTGTGACGGTGGAAGATGTTAGGGCGTCACTGGATGCGATACATGAGATTTGTCTTGAGACGAAAAAACGTGGGACGATCTCTGCTGGGACATAGAACAATATAAAACTGAAGTAAAGAAAGAACGTCCGATATGTCGGGCGTTTTTTTATTTTGGATGGTTAGGTCTAAATAACTGTTCTCATCGTGTCGAAAAGTTGGATTGTAGGGGCTATGCCGTTTAACCAGTATTAGTGTGTACTATGAATAAAATTGCAGCATTAACAACGACGTTTTTAATTGCCGGTTTGTTGGCGGTGTTGCTTTTGTTTTGGCATGGCCAGCCTGCGAAGCAGATGATTTTCATGCTGGGGGTAACCATCGCGTGTGGGTTTGCAGCGTTTAAGGTGCCGTTTTGGGGTTTTTTCTTGTATTACTTTTTCGCGGTGCTTAGGCCTCAGAATTTGTGGGAATGGGCTTTGCCTGGTGGGATACGCTGGTCGCTTTTTGCGTCTTTGATTGCATTGGGCGGCGTTGCACTACATTACAACAAGATATTTAAAAATGGCCAGGTTACGGGGATGTTTCGATTGATGGTCATGTTTGCAATACTGATCTTCATCAGTATTGTGCTCGCATATGATCCGATGGTCGCACAGAGATGGGGAATTGACTACGCGAAGATTTTCGTCATTGCGATCTTGATGCTGTTTATCGTCAACGAAGTTTGGCAGGTTCGTGCACTAGCCACCATGATTGGGCTGTCGATAGGATACATCGCTTGGGAAATCAACTATTTATATTTCTTCCAGAATGGTCGGTTGGATATTCTTAATTATGGTTATGGTGGCTACGACAACAATGGTGCTGCACTGCTGATTGCGATGGGTATGCCCTTTGCGTATTACATTGGTGTATGTAAATGGGAACGCTTTCCGAAATTATCGCTGGTGTTTGGTGGGTGTATTGGAACGCTCATGCTTCACGCAGTGATGATGAGTTACTCTCGTGGTGCAATGGTTGCATCACTTGTAGGCATTGTGTGGGTGATATTAAGACATCGATCCAAAGCTCAATCTGCAATTATCATTGCTATTCTTGTGGTTATAACCTCGGTTCTTGCAGGTAATCAAATTCGCGATCGTATTGTATCGACAGCCAATTATCAGCAAGATGCCTCTGCACAATCACGATTTGAGGCATGGGGAGCGGCATGGAAAATTGCGTGGGACCATCCATTCTTTGGGCAGGGTGTCAGGAACTCTAATTTGTTCTCATTGAACTATGGTGCTGACCGGGCTGGCCGTACGATTCATAATCAATATTTGCAAATCGCTGCGGATTCT contains these protein-coding regions:
- a CDS encoding Gfo/Idh/MocA family protein, with the protein product MAKVKYGFIGAGSIARWRHLNECAKINGAEIAAICDIDKKRAQERAEEFGGTVYTDYKKMLKDADIDAVIVSTPNKLHAPMTIAAFKAGKHVLVEKPMATTRLEAKKMIEAAKAARKYLMVGQNQRLMPPHVRAKEILKSGRIGKVVSFRSEFQHPGPEGWSIDGAKSWFFKKKDAVMGALGDLGVHKADLMRWLLDDDFVEVSAFVSTLQKKSDVDDHGMILLKSKKGIMGQITASWVNRGPENNQTVITCTNGTIEIGTNPDYPVVVTYAHGAGRELHEVGAIASNTNQTGSGIMDAFHESITKKRKPEIDGNEGYASVATILTAMEAAKQRKTLKVK
- a CDS encoding class I SAM-dependent methyltransferase, with protein sequence MNTDNFEDTISHSFWDHEYKIPWHEADFSKRMLREHLTQEHDLASRRLEIIGRQVEWINQIAGDERFLKILDLGCGPGLYAHRLAKKGHEIKGIDFSPASIGYAKRHNRWQERCAFSQEDIRAGDYGMNYDLVIFLYGEFNVFSPTEMRLILKNIRESLRSTGRLLVELQIFKAIQGIGMSFGAEQHYECGLFSDQPHRCCIKNEWFSEQQIAVQRFHITEDQCKKTKTYTSTTQAYPDTALIEMFEDAGFCNVQCESLWPSANDGLVLWSANCR
- the rpsR gene encoding 30S ribosomal protein S18; translated protein: MADFKKFGVKGQFKVAERSTNGKYFIDFKRADDLRRFMTPNGKIQGRKKTGLTAREQRMMAQAIKRARYMALLPYTSATL
- a CDS encoding Nif3-like dinuclear metal center hexameric protein gives rise to the protein MKLNDLLTVLRSIAPESLAESWDKVGLHVESTARIKRAMLCIDLTQSVMQEAIEKKVNLIVAYHPPIFAPLTALTRSDYKQNIILLAARNNIAIYSPHTALDAASTGVNQFLAEGIAGDDAVFIRPIRPHDNRAEQYKLVTFAPEASVHAIRESLSEAGAGNIGNYSECSFTSRGHGTFKGNESTNPAIGQATEFESVAEMRVEMVLPKNKLVAVVTALRDIHPYEEPAFDVYPMIAGPTSKSGDMTGQGRVVELAKPISLKTLVTRIKAILKLDYLEVAPAEGSTMAKKNIQRIGLCAGAGQSLIEEARAAVKQDAGEGEGLDVFFTGEMRHHDTLAAVCSGLAVILAGHTRTERPFLADYRKQIKAQTREMGRGDVEWVISKADRSPGEVV
- a CDS encoding NUDIX domain-containing protein — protein: MKQRYAARAVILNENNNVLLLECKDTQPVNPKTPHINHYWITPGGGLEPDETHHQALKRELHEELAIQKIQILDHLDTRSVVLNLPEIS
- a CDS encoding aminotransferase class I/II-fold pyridoxal phosphate-dependent enzyme; translated protein: MDINVASRIERLPTYVLGQLKQLIYERRKAGADIIDMNMGNPSDAPPDPVVDKIREAVTDPRNSRYSASAGVYNLRRDMARKYERKWGVELDPDTEVIATIGSKEGFSHMCLAIMGPGDCAVVTDPAFQIHTTAVILAGGSVFLVPVGNDEAFLARIDDVLKHLQPKPKVIILCYPNNPTTMTVDDTFFAKVVDLAAKHQVMILHDFAYGETCFDNYKAPSYLQAPGAKEYGVEFTTLSKPYNMAGWRIGFCCGHPQMIKALSTVKGYYDYGIFQAVQIAAIVAMREGDKHIEQQNRVYAQRRELLCKSLRKLGWQVDTPKASMFVWAKVNPKHLIPYNGSTNDFCLAMVDQAEVALTPGAAFGDLGEGYVRMALVENDQRIRQAIRQLTRVLNN
- a CDS encoding peptidylprolyl isomerase codes for the protein MKYTATSILLLSATLILSACASTYPYKQSPKSTPAVNRTKTAPKSVAKVSQNVAYVNGQPISQSSLLKSMYELAGGEALANAVIDASITEDLALRKINITPEMMQAEKQLIIDALSPSSEDEAVRLLSQLRLDRGLGEYNFNKMLHRNAALRAIIAAKVNLNPQLLQQEYELRFGPKYQPRIIVMPNLRDIKRIHSQLDKGESFSDLAGANSTDISNRQGGLLSPISPVDANYPQVILQELIKLQPGQISQAIVLDNSYALLKLERIIPQSELQYDQVKDQIAKSLRLRIQATLMRQKASEYIASSQVTVLQPELHDSWLRKKNEYTDAPSGQ
- a CDS encoding aminotransferase class V-fold PLP-dependent enzyme — encoded protein: MSKRIYMDNAATSFPKPSAVMEAMTDYATRLGASPGRGAYAEARESGELMYQCRERICELIGGDNPDHVVFTLNTSDAINLGIRGLIHPGAKKRHVITTWLDHNSILRPFNMMSEMGDLEQTRVECDPMTGLVDPDDIKKAIRPDTGLIALLHGSNVSGTVQPIREIGAIAKEHGVPFLVDAAQSLGHMPLDIEADHVDLLAFPGHKGLLGPLGTGGLYIKPGLERLMRTVKEGGTGSVSELDVQPEFMPDRFEPGSHNAIGIIGLSEGVKWILDQGVETIWAHEQKLMKVMVEGLQDEERMPNLTWYGPQGVADRCGVFSIRIQGYDQPVTLSDVLEKRYGILTRSGIHCAPLAHKTIGTHELGGTTRFSFGPFVTVEDVRASLDAIHEICLETKKRGTISAGT
- a CDS encoding O-antigen ligase family protein, with amino-acid sequence MNKIAALTTTFLIAGLLAVLLLFWHGQPAKQMIFMLGVTIACGFAAFKVPFWGFFLYYFFAVLRPQNLWEWALPGGIRWSLFASLIALGGVALHYNKIFKNGQVTGMFRLMVMFAILIFISIVLAYDPMVAQRWGIDYAKIFVIAILMLFIVNEVWQVRALATMIGLSIGYIAWEINYLYFFQNGRLDILNYGYGGYDNNGAALLIAMGMPFAYYIGVCKWERFPKLSLVFGGCIGTLMLHAVMMSYSRGAMVASLVGIVWVILRHRSKAQSAIIIAILVVITSVLAGNQIRDRIVSTANYQQDASAQSRFEAWGAAWKIAWDHPFFGQGVRNSNLFSLNYGADRAGRTIHNQYLQIAADSGIPAMIVFIMMIVMSLHNLGMTRNRCIRHIKYDLSSDSSKNKLDHIEKICLATQGSLIIFAIDSMFLSLELFELPWLLFILAGVIGIITSPVINASAVENMNAIKSMSKNPVRVPPRKKRHLQKKSKRTDKTDPIILPGYLSTE